A genomic segment from Schistocerca piceifrons isolate TAMUIC-IGC-003096 chromosome 4, iqSchPice1.1, whole genome shotgun sequence encodes:
- the LOC124795645 gene encoding cytokine receptor-like: protein MASDDKTMDEVVRVSAAHSETEVSKQYAGEVEGPAKGALQEANRGRAVQNSRVVALSGSPALLKEQPYSDRSEQLVAYVLPTAFKYCYVWFAEDMRHLTMLWPSVLVILVATACASADNCMQLQDKPGYTVPPGDISVEYGKPLEILCVLDAEHKATAGSNASDIAFERNGSPVPSKNVQVVNSTTARLYMEHAEPAGNAYYYCLLKPSGREPTTVCMNRVDVGYPPGDLKIENFTCVSRHLKNLNCTWQVPENPIKTTYSISYTYGLPETRYLNGVKCPDKNSPNFGYCYWDGKTDPLYREKDETYYFKISAENVLGNHTFEEIEFNQWAHALLDKPEFLNGSSKTTSSVYLHWQIDPNLKPLPLKYKLLYKSETSECDTTDEWKQVDTSDFNWKRSSFNLTDLPYANFLYDVRLYIAPAKAKGDDVWSEPATFTFRTEPMPPTSPPDLAPGSFQVIGKESTRDVLIFWKRLPRCRENGDDFRYKVVAKEVGTAKPELEDPQPKSSYARFSNLSLNAYEVSVYAVNKEGSSKPAVILIPEKVRTPPQASRIVTVVKENGVVQLNWDRAFPEVGTKKAETFTVFWCQNEQLTSVHCSGLLNSAVVSSEKAEATIQTRPGKVYEFGVAVNAGNASSGITWVTCTLRPDSVYGRVSMPIVLKTAATFLEISFKVDCLNGLKSAHYQVQYCAIDGPTKPECR from the coding sequence AAAGAGCAGCCTTACAGCGATAGAAGTGAGCAGCTCGTCGCGTACGTGCTGCCAACTGCATTCAAGTATTGTTATGTCTGGTTTGCTGAGGATATGAGGCATCTTACGATGCTGTGGCCGTCCGTCCTAGTGATACTGGTGGCGACAGCATGTGCGAGTGCGGACAATTGTATGCAGCTGCAAGACAAGCCAGGGTATACCGTGCCACCAGGAGACATCTCAGTGGAGTACGGCAAGCCCCTGGAGATACTGTGTGTGTTGGACGCCGAACACAAGGCCACCGCAGGAAGCAACGCCAGCGACATCGCGTTCGAGCGGAACGGGTCCCCCGTCCCCTCGAAAAATGTGCAGGTGGTGAATTCAACCACGGCACGCCTTTACATGGAACATGCTGAACCCGCAGGCAACGCCTACTATTACTGTTTGCTCAAACCCAGCGGCCGAGAGCCAACCACCGTCTGCATGAACCGCGTCGATGTTGGGTACCCACCGGGGGATCTGAAGATTGAgaatttcacgtgtgtttctagaCACTTGAAAAATCTCAACTGCACTTGGCAGGTTCCCGAGAACCCGATAAAAACCACCTACAGCATCAGCTACACGTACGGTTTGCCAGAGACGAGATACCTCAACGGCGTCAAGTGCCCAGATAAGAACAGTCCAAATTTTGGGTACTGCTACTGGGACGGTAAAACAGATCCGTTGTACCGCGAGAAGGATGAGACCTACTATTTCAAAATATCTGCAGAAAACGTTCTCGGCAATCACACATTCGAGGAAATCGAATTTAACCAGTGGGCACACGCACTGTTGGACAAGCCGGAGTTTCTGAATGGTTCATCGAAAACGACCAGTAGCGTGTACCTGCATTGGCAGATAGATCCGAACCTGAAGCCGCTGCCGCTGAAGTACAAACTCCTGTACAAGTCGGAGACGTCAGAGTGCGACACGACAGACGAGTGGAAGCAAGTGGACACCTCCGATTTCAACTGGAAGAGGTCGTCTTTCAATCTCACCGACCTGCCGTACGCGAATTTTCTGTACGACGTGCGGCTGTATATAGCTCCGGCCAAGGCGAAGGGGGACGACGTGTGGTCCGAACCGGCGACGTTTACTTTCAGAACGGAACCGATGCCTCCCACATCTCCACCAGATCTCGCCCCGGGCAGCTTCCAGGTCATCGGGAAGGAGTCTACGCGCGACGTTCTCATCTTCTGGAAGAGGCTGCCTCGCTGCCGGGAGAATGGAGACGATTTCCGATACAAGGTTGTGGCTAAAGAGGTCGGCACAGCGAAGCCAGAACTCGAGGATCCCCAACCCAAGTCATCGTACGCCAGGTTCAGTAACCTCTCGCTGAACGCGTATGAAGTTTCCGTGTATGCGGTGAACAAAGAGGGCAGCTCAAAACCGGCCGTTATACTGATACCCGAGAAGGTGCGGACACCGCCTCAGGCTTCGAGAATCGTCACGGTCGTCAAAGAGAACGGTGTTGTACAACTGAATTGGGACAGGGCTTTTCCGGAAGTGGGGACGAAGAAGGCAGAGACGTTCACAGTGTTTTGGTGCCAGAATGAGCAGCTCACCAGTGTGCACTGCTCGGGATTGCTCAACTCGGCGGTGGTGAGCAGCGAGAAGGCCGAAGCGACCATCCAGACGAGGCCCGGGAAGGTGTACGAATTCGGCGTGGCTGTGAACGCGGGCAACGCCAGCAGCGGCATTACGTGGGTCACCTGCACCTTGAGACCGGACAGCGTGTACGGTCGAGTTTCCATGCCGATCGTGCTCAAGACGGCGGCCACCTTTCTGGAGATCAGCTTCAAGGTGGACTGCCTCAATGGACTGAAGAGCGCCCACTATCAAGTTCAGTACTGCGCCATAGACGGGCCCACGAAACCAGAATGCAGGTGA